A region of the Pseudoliparis swirei isolate HS2019 ecotype Mariana Trench unplaced genomic scaffold, NWPU_hadal_v1 hadal_190, whole genome shotgun sequence genome:
ACACTTTTTAATGACTCCGCCCCCCACTAAGAGTTCACCGCCGCTCCGCTCTGCTTGCAGGACGGGCTCCAGATGTGCATGTTCATGCAGAACAGCCTGACCCGGCTCCTCAGGTACTGGGCTTGGGGGGCTTGTGTTGAGCCGGTGTCATGTGCCTCCAGTTGCTCACAGCAGGTGTCCTCCTGCAGGCTGCCGCTGATCTCCGTGGCTCTGGTGGAGGGCAGGGCGCTGGGGGGAGGAGCCGAGCTCACCACCGCCTGTGACTTCAGGTCAGGAACAGAACCCGAGCATCGTTCGGCCCCTGAGCTTTCCTAATGATCTGACCTTCTGTCCGTCTCCTAGGTTAATGGCACCTGGCAGCGTGATCCAGTTCGTCCACAAACACATGGGCCTGGTGCCGGGCTGGGGCGGCGCCGCTCGGCTCTGCCGCATCGTCGGCAGCCAGAACGCCCTGAAGCTGCTTGGCGGCGCTCTGAAGGTCGATCCCGAACTCGGCCTGGAGATCGGCCTGGCGGACGGCGTGCTGGAGGCAGGGGACGCTGCCGGGGTCCTCCAGCGGGCCGAACGCTGGCTCGGCCGCTACACGGAGGGAGCCGCCCCGGTGATCCGGGCTGTGAAGCAGGTGGTGTTGTCGGGCAGAGAGCTGCCTCCGTCAGAGGCTCTGAGGACCGAGAGGGATCTCCTGGGGACGCTGTGGGGCGGCCCGGCCAACCGGCAGGCTCTGGCCAGCAGGGCCAAACACCGATGAGCTGCTGAGGCTCCTGAGGCTCCTGGAGTCAGCAGAGCAACGTATGAGAGAACAGACGCCAACAATGAACTATGTGGGGCGGCGCTGAGACCACACCCACATAGACTATagaccacacccacacacactataGACCACACCCACAGACTATAGACCACACCCACAGACtatagaccacacacacagactatagaccacacccacacagactatagaccacacccacacacactataGACCACACCCACAGACTATAGACCACACCCACAGACTATAGACCACCCACACAGACTATAGACCACACCCACAGACTATAGACCACCCACACAGACTATagaccacacccacacacacactatagacCACATCCAGACTATAGACTACACCCACAGACTATAgaccacacccacacagactaTAGACCACACCCACAGACtatagaccacacacacacagactatagACCACACCCACTATAGACCACACGTACTATAGACCACACCCACATATACTATAGACCACACCCACAGACTATAGACCACACTCATATACTATAGACATCGAGATTCAAacagcacttcagtggctcttgcATGTCTTACTCATATTACTTGTGGATCTATGGTATTGTTCCCTGGAGGACGTTCCTAGAGGACGTTCCCTGGCCAGACCCCCTGCTGTGGTCAGAGGCCCTCGTGATGGCGGTCTGGTGGTCCGGGCTCTGGGGGCCTCGATCAGTCTCGTGTTGGATGCTTTGTGATATTAAATacttcatttcttttttccctccccTTTATAAATATGTTGAGGTGGTGCTCTTATGGAACACTCaatgtttgtttaaataaagattaaaaCCTGAGCGCACGCTCAGAAAAGAACAACCACCAGGGACACTTCTTACGATGTGGGACGATGAAATGACAATTTATTCTTAAATTACAACCCAAGTAACAACTGGTCCACACTTTATTCTTCAGGATGGAAGACGAAGAGCTGAAGGAAGAAATATAAAATGACATCACTTGAAGTCTGCAGGGGCCAAGAGCAGCGCCAcgagttctcctcctcctcccagacatGCACAATCACAAACTTTAGAAGCAGCCATTGAGAACACAAGACGCGTCACATTTAAATGCACATTATTTAAAGCTCGGGAAGGTTCAATTAATATTCTGCACTTCTGTAAAGCATTCacgtcaaacaggaagtggaactgGAGGGTTTGAGGCGGAGCCAGCGGTATGAGACGCTCCTCTTCACAGCGTTGTTACGTTGAGGAAGAGCAAAGTGCTCCTTGATTTACTTTCTTTATCTGGAGAAACGACCGGAAACGTTTCCTCTAAAACAATCTGCTCTGAAACGAGATCCCACGACAGACGTCATCGGTTCACTGAGGAGGAAGACGGCCGGAGGCCGAGGTCATCTCACGGGTCACAGGACGAGCTGAAGAGgaggcgatgaagaggaggcgacGAAGCCGCTGCTCGTGGTGAAGACTCGTGACCCTCTCCAAACACGGAGCAGTGGCGACACGCTGACACCAACTCTATGTTGAAATCAGTTTTGTTCCGAAGCAATTGACCCAATGTGTCCGTGACGAGGGACCAGCTGAGAGGAACAGACGAGTGGtgacctcacacctcctcaggTGCACTGGCCTTCAGGCATCCtggagcgccccctgctggagggaggaggcgaaGACCCGTCCACTGGACGGCCTGTCCTCCCAGGGCTCGACGcgctctccatctcccccctcttcatcctcctcctcttcatcgtcgcTCCAGTCTCCAGAGACGGACTCGTCCACTGAGGTGTGAGGGTCAGAGGACCGGGAGGGCgtgacctcctcttcctcgtcgacttcctctccttccccagACCGCTCATTTGAAGGCGTGGGCCGAGGGGCGATTTGCAGTCGGGAGAGTGCGTCCTCCAGggcagccccgccccccccgagggaggggggggctgtgaGCGCGGCGGGGACCCCCGCCGCCGTCGTATCCGCCCCATCGGCAGAGTTCTCTCGCCCGGCCGCCCCGACCACGCCGTCCAGACGCAGCCCCGCCACGCCCTTCTTGGGGATGTCCAGCACGTCCCTCTTCATCTTGCGCCGGCGCCCGTGCTCGTTGCGCCGGTACTGCACCATGTTCTCCAGGTCGGCCACGTACAGGAAGCCGGCGATCAGCATCTCGGCCGTGTGCTTCCCCTTGGAGGAGGCGTCCTCCAGCTCGCGGCTGGTCCGCTCGTCGTACTGCCACCAGCCGTTGCGGCCCTCGTAGTACCAGGCGTGGTCGCTCGccgccccgccccgcccccccgcggAGGCCTTCAGCTCCTCCGGGGAAAGGAGCGTGGGCCTCTCCAGGAAGTCGTCCGGTACATCCTGTCTGCAGAGCGCGCAGCGCTTGCTCTGCCAGGCCGCTCCCTTCACGCACAGGAAGCAGAAGACGTGGTGGCAGGGCAGCTGGACGGGGTGGACGCAGCTCTGCAGACAGATGGCGCACTCCGGGACGGACGGCGCCGGGGCCGAGCCGCCGGGGCCGGAGCACGCCGACTCGGCGCCGTTCCCGCCGCCACTGTTGTTGCTGCTTTTCTTACTGGATGGCAGCGAGCTGACGGAGCGGTCGACCTCTCCACAACTAGCCATCCTGAGGAAGGACTGCAGGAAGGGGACAGCCGTCAGCCACTTGTGATTGAGAGCATGTCAGGAGTATTACTTCAAGTTAGAGACATGGGACACCGTCACTATCTTTAGCAAACAGTACAAGGATGAGCAAACTAAGACTTGTGAATATCAACCCTGTCCTCTCCTTGAGGTGGTACCTACCCAACGGGCCTCAGCACTGGCGTCTCAAGAGGAGAGCAGGCGGTGAGCAGGAGCGGCTCCAGACGCAGctccgtgtggagcacaccggGAGGGACACGTGACTCTTTAACGGATTAGCATGAGCTCCCGGTAAGTGATCGGTGACTTCACGCCGCTGCTGTGAGCTcgctgggggcggagccagcggGTCCAAGGCGAACTCAGCTCGCCCAGTTAAAGCCCCGCTACCGACACCGACTGGCGAACTAGCTTCGCTAATGTTAGATACGCAAAGGCGAACAGTGCGTTGTCAAAGCGAACCGAGGGGGGCAAAGGAACACAACAGCACGACCCGCGGCGGCTCCAGCAAATAGACGGCGCCACCTTTATGACTGCGGGGCGACACGGTGCGCGAGTCTTTTCTTCCCGCCGCGGCGCCGGTACCGTCAAATGTCACGGCGCCGGTTGCAGTTGGTGTAACaggcgcctctctctctctcacgggctttgttcttcttcttcttctatttcttttttCACGGCGGTCGTCACGAACGGGCTTTTGTTTTCCTCCTCGATAAAGACGACGACGACGGAGGTGCGCGCGCTGACGCAGCCGTGACGTAGAAATCACGCGACCCTTATATTCGGCGCATGACCGTTGGCTGTCTTCCTGTCCGCTCGCGCTAGAGGACGTTGGTGTCACAGAGGCTCGAACTCGCGTTTCTATTTCCACTCGCCTGAGACGAGAAGCGACAGAAGGATGTTCGCCCGCGCCGTGAGACCCGCCGTGAGACCCGCCGCCAGCCTGGCCCGAAGCCTCTCCACCGGCGCGCAGAGCCGCGCCAAGGTGGCGGTGCTCGGCGCGTCCGGCGGCATCGGCCAGCCGCTGTCGCTGCTCCTGAAGAACAGCCCGCTGGTGAGCCAGCTCTCGCTGTACGACATCAACCACACCCTCGGCGTGGCGGCGGACCTCAGCCACATCGAGACCCGGGCCCAGGTCACCGGCTACATGGGGGCCGAGCAGCTGGACGCCGCCCTGCAGGGCTGCGACGTGGTGGTCATCCCCGCCGGGGTGCCCCGCAAACCCGGCATGACCCGCGACGACCTGTTCAACACCAACGCCACCATCGTCGCCACCTTGGCCGACGCCGTCGCCCGCAACTGCCCCGAGGCCGTGATCTGCGTCATCGCGAACCCGGTCAACTCCACCATCCCGATCGCCTCCGAGGTCATGAAGAAGTACGGCGTCTACAACCCCAACAAGGTGTTCGGGGTCACCACGCTGGACATCGTCAGGGCCAACGCCTTCGTGGCCGACCTCAAAGGCCTGGACCCCGCTCGGGTCAACGTGCCGGTCATCGGAGGTCACGCCGGGGTCACCATCATCCCCCTCATCTCCCAGTGCTCCCCCAAAGTGGACTTCCCCGCCGAGCAGCTGGCGGCTCTGACCAGCCGGATCCAGGACGCCGGCACCGAGGTGGTGAAGGCCAAGGCCGGAGCCGGGTCCGCCACCCTCTCCATGGCCTACGCCGGGGCCCGCTTCACCTTCTCCGTCCTGGACGCCATGAACGGGAAGGAGGGCGTGGTGGAATGCGGCTACGTCCGGTCCGAGGAGACGGAGTGCAAGTACTTCTCCACCCCGCTGCTGCTGGGGAAGAACGGCATCGAGAAGAACCTGGGCCTGGGCCGGCTGACGGCCTacgaggagcagctggtggCCGGCGCCGTGAGCGAGCTCAAGGCCTCCATCAAGAAGGGCGAGGACTTCGtggccaacaggaagtgaggagagcCCTCAGGGTCTGCCCATGTTGAGAATAACCTTTAACCCCAGTCGTAccaaggtcacatgacccgtgaCCTCTGTGCTGACCTGTCTGTAACGTCTTAACGGCTGAGGGCAGCTGCTGTCTcatggtgatgatgtcatcacattcACACAATAAACCGCTCGGCTCTGAAAACAATCAAAAcgtcttttctccttttttctgaGCAACAgtaatttatttgtttaaacttGATGAACCCGGTCCAGAGGAAAGAGATCGTCGCGCCAGAGAGAGACGGGTCGGTCAGAACTCCAGAACCGAGTCGGTTCCACCTGATGGTCCGAGCGACGAGTCGTTTACGTTCTGAAGAATGTAGAACAGAATCTCGACTGACGAGTCGGCATGTTCTGGTCCACATGTTCTGGTCGGCATGTTCTGGTCCACATGTTCTGGTCTACATGTTCTGGTCCACATGTTCTGGTCTACATGTTCTGGTCCACATGTTCTGGTCTACATGTTCTGGTCCACATGATCTGGTCCACATGTTCTGGTCTACATGTTCTGGTCCACATGTTCTGGTCTACATGTTCTGGTCCACATGATCTGGTCCACATGTTCTGGTCCACATGATCTGGTCCACATGTTCTGGTCTAGTGAGACCATGTTCATGGGGGACTAGTACTGGTCTAGTGAGACCATATTCATGGGGGACTAGTACTGGTCTAGTGAGACTAGTCCTGGTCTAGTGAGACCATGTTCATGGGGGACTAGTCCTGGTCTAGTGAGACCGTGTTCATGGGTGACTAGTCCTGGTCTAGAGAGACCATGTTCATGGGGGACTAGTCCTGGTCTAGAGAGACCATGTTCATGGGGGACTAGTCCTGGTCTAGTGAGACCAGTCCTGGTCTAGAGAGACCATGTTCATGGGGGACTAGTCCTGGTCTAGTGAGACCATGTTCATGGGGGACTAGTCCTGGTCTAGTGAGACTAGTCCTGGTCTAGTGAGACCATGTTCATGGGGGACTAGTCCTGGTCTAGAGAGACCATGTTCATGGGGGACTAGTCCTGGTCTAGTGAGACCATGTTCATGGGGGACTAGTCCTGGTCTAGTGAGACCATGTTCATGGGGGACTAGTCCTGGTCTAGTGAGACTAGTCCTGGTCTAGTGAGACCGTGTTCATGGGGGACTAGTCCTGGTCTAGAGAGACCATGTTCATG
Encoded here:
- the echdc1 gene encoding ethylmalonyl-CoA decarboxylase, whose translation is MLSHRMLLGAMRWHLRSRAARTLRRQSRGCVYTSAHGFQRQEVQRKLQAFPGGSVDLVQQPSGIAVLTINYPAHRNAFSGSMMVELEERVSQLERWADGKGLIVQGAAGTFCSGSDLNAVRALSNTQDGLQMCMFMQNSLTRLLRLPLISVALVEGRALGGGAELTTACDFRLMAPGSVIQFVHKHMGLVPGWGGAARLCRIVGSQNALKLLGGALKVDPELGLEIGLADGVLEAGDAAGVLQRAERWLGRYTEGAAPVIRAVKQVVLSGRELPPSEALRTERDLLGTLWGGPANRQALASRAKHR
- the LOC130191625 gene encoding E3 ubiquitin-protein ligase rnf146-like, with protein sequence MASCGEVDRSVSSLPSSKKSSNNSGGGNGAESACSGPGGSAPAPSVPECAICLQSCVHPVQLPCHHVFCFLCVKGAAWQSKRCALCRQDVPDDFLERPTLLSPEELKASAGGRGGAASDHAWYYEGRNGWWQYDERTSRELEDASSKGKHTAEMLIAGFLYVADLENMVQYRRNEHGRRRKMKRDVLDIPKKGVAGLRLDGVVGAAGRENSADGADTTAAGVPAALTAPPSLGGGGAALEDALSRLQIAPRPTPSNERSGEGEEVDEEEEVTPSRSSDPHTSVDESVSGDWSDDEEEEDEEGGDGERVEPWEDRPSSGRVFASSLQQGALQDA
- the mdh2 gene encoding malate dehydrogenase, mitochondrial, whose protein sequence is MFARAVRPAVRPAASLARSLSTGAQSRAKVAVLGASGGIGQPLSLLLKNSPLVSQLSLYDINHTLGVAADLSHIETRAQVTGYMGAEQLDAALQGCDVVVIPAGVPRKPGMTRDDLFNTNATIVATLADAVARNCPEAVICVIANPVNSTIPIASEVMKKYGVYNPNKVFGVTTLDIVRANAFVADLKGLDPARVNVPVIGGHAGVTIIPLISQCSPKVDFPAEQLAALTSRIQDAGTEVVKAKAGAGSATLSMAYAGARFTFSVLDAMNGKEGVVECGYVRSEETECKYFSTPLLLGKNGIEKNLGLGRLTAYEEQLVAGAVSELKASIKKGEDFVANRK